The Sulfolobales archaeon genomic sequence TAAAATCTATGTGGAGGCAGGGGCTGACATAATATTTCCAGAGGCCCTGGAGAGTGTTGAGGAGTTCAGAAGATTCGCTCAAGAGGTTAAAGCACCTCTCATGGCAAACATGACTGAGTTCGGGAGATCACCACTCCTAAGCCTAAAGGAGCTAGAGGATATAGGCTATAAACTCGTAATATTCCCAGCAACAACATTTAGAGCTAGCATGCTCGCCTCTAAAAAGATCCTAGAGATTATAAGGGATAAGGGGACACAGAGAGACAATCTAGACATGCTTATGAGCAGAGCAGAGTTCTACAGCCTAATAGACTACTATAGATATGAAGAAGAAGATAAAAGGGTCGATGCAAAGGCGAGGGAGATAGTTAAGCGATCTAAAAGCCAGATGAGATTAAAATAACCACGAGGATCTATCATAGTGAGGGCAGAAAATCTTAAATATTTTTTAGAGCCTACCTAGGCGATGAGAACCCCATGCAGCTGGACTCAAAAGCCACCCATGGTGGAACCCCCACCGCTAAACAGAGTAAAGCGATGAAGAGAAACGGCTAGGAGAATATTGAGATATTATTTTGGAATACCCAATGAATTAGGATTGATACCTTGGCAATAGGTTTAGATAGATTTATTGAGGTGGCTGGACAGCTATATAAAAGATCCATAGAACTCGGGATACCAGCTATCTCACCAGAAGACGGCCTGGTTTTATCATCTATAGCCTTTATATATTGCGCCTCAAATAGCTATATAAAAGCTATAGATGCTGGAGCTGGTATAGGATATTCAACTATATATCTAGCCTATGGGATGGGCATAGGCTGCCGAGGAGAGCTCACAGCGGTTGAGAATAGATGGGATAGATTCGAGGAACTCAGAGCCAACCTACCCCTTTTAAAAGAAATAGCAGGTGATAAAATCGAGGTGAAGGTTAGATATGGAGATGCCCTAGAGTTTCTAAGAAACCTCGAGAACAAGGCTCTCGACATAGCTTTCGTCGATATAGAGAAGAGCTTCTATCCCGAAGCGCTTAGGATACTGAGGGATAAGCTTAAAATGGGAGGTATAGCGATATTCCATAATGCCATAGCCCCTAGGCCTCCAAGGGAGTTTTTCGAGATAGCTGAGAGGGAGTATATTAGCACTATAATACCTAGCGAGGCAGGGATATTGCTAGCATATAAGGCTGGGAAGCGATAGAATCGCTTTGAGCTTCACATAATAATTCGCTTTCGACACTGAGGAGAAGATCTATGTGTTGTGATCATAGAGTAAAGAAGATCCATTAGAGCTAGGGCTGCATACTTATAGGAGTTATTTGTTGAATAGTAATGGTGCGGTAGATGCCGCTAAAGGAGAGGGACTTTGTTCTAGTAGAATATACCGTGAGGGTTAAGGATACAGGTGAGGTTATAGAAACAACCAGCGAGGAGGTTGCCAAGAATAGTGGGATCTATAGGGAGGGAGATGTATATGGGCCTAAACTCATGATAATAGGTGAGGGAAGATATGTTAGGGGTTTTGAGGAGGCTGTAGCCTCCTCAGAGGTTGGCGAGGAGAAGACAGTTGAGGTAGAGCCTTCGAAGGCATATGGTGATAGGGATCCCAACAAGGTTAAGATCCTAAGCCTTAGGGAGCTTGCTAAGCTCAACATAGTGCCCGAGCCTGGGAAGGCTATAGAGATAGGCGGGGCTGTGGGTATTGTTAAGAGCATCTCGGGGGGCAGGGTTGTTGTCGACTTCAACCACCCACTATCTGGTAAGACCCTGGTATTCACCTATAAGGTTGTGAAGAAGCTTGAGGATCCTGTGGAGAAGATTAAATACCTCATGCTGAGAAGATCCAGAAGGCTCTCAGCTGAAAAACTCGTTATAAGGATCTCCCAAGATATGATAAAGGTTGAGATCGAGACCCCTGAGGAGGTTATACTCGCAGAAGATCTACAGATATTCAAGAGAGCAGTGGCAGACGATATATTCAAATACTTCCCAGAGGTTAAGCAGGTAGTCTTCATAGACAACTTCTTCAGACCTCAGTAGATGTAAAAAGCGTGGTATCTATTAAAGGGGATAAGGGTTTTCAAAGACTCCTCGAAGCCCTTAACAGGGTCTCAAAGAGCTATGAGAAAACATCCAAGATACTCACCCTAGGGCTTGAAAAGAGGTTTAGGGGAG encodes the following:
- a CDS encoding class I SAM-dependent methyltransferase; this translates as MAIGLDRFIEVAGQLYKRSIELGIPAISPEDGLVLSSIAFIYCASNSYIKAIDAGAGIGYSTIYLAYGMGIGCRGELTAVENRWDRFEELRANLPLLKEIAGDKIEVKVRYGDALEFLRNLENKALDIAFVDIEKSFYPEALRILRDKLKMGGIAIFHNAIAPRPPREFFEIAEREYISTIIPSEAGILLAYKAGKR
- a CDS encoding FKBP-type peptidyl-prolyl cis-trans isomerase; translation: MPLKERDFVLVEYTVRVKDTGEVIETTSEEVAKNSGIYREGDVYGPKLMIIGEGRYVRGFEEAVASSEVGEEKTVEVEPSKAYGDRDPNKVKILSLRELAKLNIVPEPGKAIEIGGAVGIVKSISGGRVVVDFNHPLSGKTLVFTYKVVKKLEDPVEKIKYLMLRRSRRLSAEKLVIRISQDMIKVEIETPEEVILAEDLQIFKRAVADDIFKYFPEVKQVVFIDNFFRPQ